One genomic window of Pseudomonas aeruginosa includes the following:
- a CDS encoding DUF6632 domain-containing protein, with product MTASPSPVSATPWLTLSIRLMAGGFLLFFGLALATLLLRLDQSLLDSDAGRLLLRLVRWGDQQGGGQHYELMISTIYLVWGAFLWRAASQPFRHRLFIDFTVAANAAHFGLMFLQGLLMPGEHIHLAGDVLLGWASLLPLMLFWIPQRKRATPSLAVERR from the coding sequence ATGACTGCCTCCCCTTCCCCGGTTTCCGCCACGCCTTGGCTGACCCTGAGCATTCGCCTGATGGCCGGCGGCTTCCTGCTGTTCTTCGGCCTGGCCCTGGCCACGCTGCTCCTGCGGCTCGACCAGTCGCTGCTCGACTCCGACGCCGGGCGCCTGCTGCTCCGCCTGGTTCGCTGGGGCGACCAGCAAGGCGGCGGACAGCACTATGAGCTGATGATCTCGACGATCTACCTGGTCTGGGGCGCATTCCTCTGGCGCGCCGCCAGCCAGCCCTTCCGCCACCGGCTGTTCATCGACTTCACCGTGGCAGCCAATGCCGCGCACTTCGGCCTGATGTTCCTGCAGGGACTGTTGATGCCCGGCGAACACATCCACCTGGCCGGCGATGTCCTGCTGGGCTGGGCCTCGCTGCTGCCGCTGATGCTGTTCTGGATACCGCAACGCAAGCGGGCAACCCCTTCGCTCGCCGTCGAGCGGAGGTGA
- a CDS encoding formate/nitrite transporter family protein translates to MANDKRTSPPTPRQPAKGGAAGKRQGHAAEGTRKPRARGEERKEKPADGRSATALTANERREIDDKQPPRAAVLHEVIRVQGEHELQRTLAALWWSAVAAGLTIGLSLMGMGLFRAALPEQEWAIIVSSFGYPMGFLAVILARQQLFTENTLTAVLPVMTEPTLEKAWQLLRLWSVVLFGNIVGTLLFAWAVLHLPIFNEAADAAFLEIGREVMHNDLAQMFAKGIVSGWMIATMVWLIPAAEGAKIWIIAMVTYLMALGSFTHIVVGSAEVGYLAFAGEIGWTEFLLKFALPTLGGNIVGGSLIFALISHAQIRSEG, encoded by the coding sequence ATGGCCAACGACAAGCGGACTTCGCCCCCCACCCCCCGGCAACCGGCCAAGGGCGGTGCGGCGGGCAAGCGCCAGGGGCATGCGGCGGAGGGCACGCGCAAGCCGCGTGCGCGCGGCGAGGAGCGGAAAGAGAAACCGGCCGACGGACGTTCGGCCACGGCGCTGACCGCCAACGAGCGGCGGGAGATCGACGACAAGCAGCCACCGCGCGCCGCTGTCCTGCACGAGGTGATTCGCGTCCAGGGCGAACACGAGTTGCAGCGCACGCTGGCGGCACTCTGGTGGTCGGCGGTGGCCGCGGGGCTGACCATCGGCCTCTCGTTGATGGGCATGGGCCTGTTCCGCGCTGCCTTGCCCGAGCAGGAGTGGGCGATCATCGTCAGCAGCTTCGGCTATCCCATGGGCTTCCTGGCAGTGATCCTCGCCCGCCAGCAACTGTTCACCGAAAACACCCTGACCGCCGTGTTGCCGGTGATGACCGAGCCGACCCTGGAAAAGGCCTGGCAACTGTTGCGTCTCTGGAGCGTGGTGCTGTTCGGCAATATCGTCGGTACGCTGCTGTTCGCCTGGGCGGTGCTGCATCTGCCGATATTCAATGAAGCGGCCGACGCGGCGTTCCTTGAGATCGGCCGCGAGGTGATGCACAACGACCTGGCGCAAATGTTCGCCAAGGGCATCGTTTCCGGCTGGATGATCGCCACCATGGTCTGGCTGATCCCGGCGGCGGAGGGCGCGAAGATCTGGATCATCGCGATGGTCACCTACCTGATGGCGCTGGGCAGCTTCACCCACATCGTGGTGGGCTCGGCGGAGGTAGGCTACCTGGCGTTCGCCGGGGAAATCGGCTGGACCGAGTTCCTGCTGAAGTTCGCCCTGCCTACCCTGGGCGGCAACATCGTCGGCGGTAGCCTGATCTTCGCCCTGATCAGTCATGCGCAGATCCGTAGCGAAGGTTGA
- the tse4 gene encoding type IV secretion system toxin Tse4: MSQLPIPLPLNESRWRYVTASGGGMTVAFLAGSGGSITLLSPEGENVSFRYGGVGGGIGLGMRLPRFGKVNLNVKGKSVGGAGALEALPSTGTVLVADGLVGRDLSRGDFTGPCMYVELGAGVIAGGSGTAILFGLDPKLLAAVALASASPLTAALGASMSRQLLQSSRGALLMAGVNVGAQFGGGAAAYLGALF, translated from the coding sequence ATGTCGCAACTTCCCATTCCCTTGCCCCTCAACGAGAGTCGCTGGCGCTACGTGACGGCCAGTGGCGGAGGCATGACCGTGGCCTTCCTGGCGGGTAGCGGCGGCTCCATCACGTTGCTCTCGCCGGAGGGTGAGAACGTGTCCTTCCGCTATGGCGGGGTGGGCGGCGGGATCGGACTGGGCATGCGCCTGCCGCGCTTCGGCAAGGTCAACCTCAATGTCAAGGGCAAGAGCGTTGGCGGGGCCGGTGCGCTGGAGGCGTTGCCGAGCACCGGAACCGTCTTGGTCGCGGACGGCCTGGTGGGGCGCGACCTGTCCCGCGGCGACTTCACCGGGCCCTGCATGTACGTCGAACTCGGCGCGGGAGTCATCGCCGGCGGTTCGGGCACGGCGATCCTCTTCGGCCTCGATCCCAAGCTGCTGGCGGCGGTGGCGCTGGCGAGCGCCTCGCCATTGACCGCCGCGCTGGGCGCCAGCATGTCGCGGCAATTACTGCAATCGTCCCGTGGCGCCCTGTTGATGGCCGGGGTCAACGTCGGTGCACAGTTCGGCGGCGGCGCGGCGGCTTACCTGGGGGCGTTGTTCTGA
- a CDS encoding PhzF family phenazine biosynthesis protein, with product MELTIFQVDAFADSPFQGNPAAVCPLDAWLDDERLQAIAEENNLSETAFVVGRDGDYRLRWFTPQVEVDLCGHATLAAAWVLIHKLDDASPVLRFATRSGELSVRREGDSLAMDFPAKRPEPCATPDGLLEALGIAEAEVLKTDDYLVVVDDEKMIAALAPDFARLKGLPCRGVAVTARSQRFDFVSRWFGPNVGVNEDPVTGSAHTSLAPYWAQRLGKTRLSAEQGGARKGRLECDVRGERVVISGKAALYMSGTLHL from the coding sequence ATGGAACTGACGATCTTCCAGGTAGACGCATTCGCCGACAGTCCCTTCCAGGGCAATCCGGCGGCGGTCTGCCCCCTCGATGCCTGGCTGGACGACGAGCGCCTGCAGGCCATCGCGGAAGAGAACAATCTTTCGGAAACCGCCTTTGTCGTCGGCCGCGACGGCGACTATCGATTGCGCTGGTTCACGCCGCAGGTCGAGGTGGACCTGTGCGGTCATGCGACCCTGGCGGCGGCCTGGGTACTGATCCACAAGCTCGACGACGCTTCCCCGGTACTGCGTTTCGCCACCCGCAGCGGTGAGCTGAGCGTGCGGCGCGAGGGCGACTCGCTGGCGATGGACTTCCCGGCCAAGCGTCCGGAGCCTTGCGCGACACCGGACGGACTGCTGGAGGCGCTGGGTATTGCCGAGGCGGAAGTGCTGAAGACCGACGATTACCTCGTGGTGGTCGACGACGAAAAGATGATCGCCGCCCTGGCGCCTGACTTCGCCCGGCTGAAGGGCTTGCCGTGCCGCGGGGTGGCGGTGACCGCGCGCAGCCAGCGCTTCGATTTCGTCTCGCGCTGGTTCGGGCCCAACGTCGGCGTCAACGAAGACCCGGTGACCGGTTCCGCGCATACCTCCCTGGCGCCGTACTGGGCGCAGCGCCTGGGCAAGACCCGGCTGAGCGCCGAGCAGGGCGGGGCGCGCAAGGGGCGCCTGGAATGCGACGTGCGCGGCGAGCGGGTGGTCATCTCCGGCAAGGCGGCGTTGTACATGAGCGGTACGCTCCATCTCTGA
- a CDS encoding nucleotide triphosphate diphosphatase NUDT15, whose translation MPAPQVGVGVLILRDGKVLLGRRKGSHGAGCWSAPGGHLEFGEAVEDCALREALEETGLALSELRHGPFSNDVFEGRHYLTAFILAGCAEDAEARLMEPDKCDGWAWFDWADLPEPLFAPLASLRRRGYSPFDPKR comes from the coding sequence ATGCCGGCACCGCAGGTAGGCGTGGGTGTCCTGATCTTGCGGGACGGCAAGGTGTTGCTGGGGCGCCGCAAGGGCAGTCATGGCGCTGGCTGCTGGTCGGCGCCCGGCGGCCATCTCGAGTTCGGCGAGGCGGTGGAGGACTGCGCCCTGCGCGAAGCCCTGGAAGAGACCGGCCTGGCGCTGAGCGAACTGCGCCACGGCCCGTTCAGCAATGACGTCTTCGAGGGGCGCCACTACCTCACCGCGTTCATCCTGGCCGGTTGCGCGGAGGATGCCGAGGCGCGCCTCATGGAGCCGGACAAGTGCGACGGCTGGGCCTGGTTCGATTGGGCCGATCTGCCGGAGCCGCTGTTCGCGCCCCTGGCGAGCCTGCGCCGGCGGGGCTATTCGCCCTTCGACCCGAAGCGCTGA
- a CDS encoding enoyl-CoA hydratase/isomerase family protein, giving the protein MTLAPRHLRIEQRGRVLQVLLDNPPANFLTTAVMQELADLLEDLEQRQDIGAVILSGAADGVFLTHFDVDEIERAVAPITFSMPAWLTRLLLESESLLRHLPGARKLLRRTLLAGVADMNLFHEVTAHMRRMDKVFIAAINGLALGGGCELALACDLRLMAEDDQVERFLGQPEVLIGLIPGGGGTQMLARSLGVARALELCLEGQLLEPRQALALGLVKGLAPAEELLEAADALAQRLSRRSPQAVRLIKRSIYQAASRDWTEGMASEKAGFLSAASQGNTRRAMREYIERVRTITREERPFRRADFDDLTEGNAIDMAYR; this is encoded by the coding sequence ATGACTCTAGCACCGCGACACCTGCGCATAGAACAACGAGGACGCGTCCTGCAAGTCCTGCTCGACAATCCCCCGGCGAACTTCCTCACCACGGCGGTGATGCAGGAGCTGGCCGACCTGCTGGAAGACCTTGAGCAACGCCAGGACATCGGCGCCGTCATCCTTTCCGGAGCGGCGGACGGGGTCTTCCTGACCCACTTCGACGTCGACGAGATCGAGCGCGCCGTCGCCCCCATCACCTTTTCCATGCCGGCCTGGCTGACACGCCTGCTGCTGGAAAGCGAAAGCCTCCTGCGCCACTTGCCTGGGGCGAGGAAGCTGCTGCGGCGCACCCTGCTGGCAGGCGTCGCCGACATGAACCTGTTCCATGAGGTCACCGCGCACATGCGCCGCATGGACAAGGTGTTCATCGCCGCGATCAACGGCCTGGCCCTGGGTGGCGGCTGCGAGCTGGCGCTGGCCTGCGACCTGCGCCTGATGGCCGAGGACGACCAGGTGGAACGCTTCCTCGGCCAGCCGGAAGTACTCATCGGCCTGATACCGGGAGGCGGCGGCACCCAGATGCTGGCGCGCAGCCTGGGCGTAGCCAGGGCCCTGGAGCTGTGCCTGGAAGGGCAACTGCTGGAGCCGCGCCAGGCCCTTGCGCTGGGCCTGGTCAAAGGGCTGGCGCCAGCGGAGGAGCTACTGGAAGCCGCCGACGCGCTGGCGCAACGCCTGTCCCGGCGCTCACCGCAAGCGGTGCGCCTGATCAAGCGTTCGATCTACCAGGCGGCTTCCCGCGACTGGACGGAGGGCATGGCCAGCGAAAAGGCCGGCTTCCTCTCCGCCGCCTCCCAGGGCAATACCCGCCGCGCCATGCGCGAATACATCGAACGGGTGCGCACCATCACCCGGGAAGAGCGCCCTTTCCGCCGTGCGGATTTTGACGACCTGACCGAAGGCAACGCCATCGACATGGCCTACAGGTGA
- a CDS encoding TetR/AcrR family transcriptional regulator has product MRYKPEQKQATRALLLSKAAPLVKRQGFASTGLDTLMKAAGLTTGAFYSQFSSKAELLEAILQRELSAQHDAFPLDSLEQLAGATRLYLSRGHAQHADMGCPIPALAAEVGRAGPEVRETFERALEQRQRRLAELMGDENRAWVLTCLSVGAVLLARAQASEVARDKVLDAALEHALGLLSASGAVSPQADRD; this is encoded by the coding sequence ATGCGCTACAAACCGGAACAGAAACAGGCCACCCGCGCCCTGCTGTTGAGCAAGGCCGCTCCGCTGGTGAAGCGCCAGGGCTTCGCCAGCACCGGCCTGGACACCTTGATGAAGGCGGCTGGTCTTACCACCGGGGCGTTCTACTCGCAATTCTCCAGCAAGGCGGAGTTGCTCGAAGCGATCCTGCAGCGCGAGCTGAGCGCCCAGCACGATGCCTTTCCGCTGGACAGCCTGGAGCAACTGGCCGGCGCCACCCGTCTCTACCTCAGTCGCGGTCATGCGCAGCATGCCGACATGGGCTGCCCGATTCCGGCGCTGGCCGCCGAGGTGGGCCGGGCAGGGCCCGAGGTGCGGGAAACCTTCGAACGCGCCCTGGAACAGCGGCAACGGCGGCTGGCCGAACTGATGGGCGACGAGAACCGGGCCTGGGTGCTCACCTGCCTGTCGGTCGGCGCGGTGCTTCTCGCGCGTGCCCAGGCGAGCGAGGTGGCGCGCGACAAGGTCCTGGATGCGGCGCTGGAGCATGCGCTGGGCCTGCTTTCGGCGAGCGGAGCGGTTTCGCCGCAAGCGGACCGGGACTGA
- the tsi4 gene encoding type VI secretion system immunity protein Tsi4 has product MTTSSGSRIGGLLHASLFSLLGLGLLLAGGFKTVERYHFLRTAQEAQGTVSALNAGGSHPQIDFTSVSGERISYPQGGFIFGYQVGESVRVLYEAGRPAASAIVDDAGALWGTSAFLCGFGALFGIVGFRGLLGLRSSQPTSKGH; this is encoded by the coding sequence ATGACGACCTCTTCCGGTTCGCGTATCGGCGGACTTCTTCACGCTTCCCTTTTTTCCCTGCTCGGACTCGGTCTCCTGCTCGCCGGCGGTTTCAAGACCGTCGAGCGGTACCATTTCCTGCGTACTGCGCAGGAAGCCCAGGGGACGGTCAGCGCCTTGAATGCCGGCGGTTCGCATCCGCAGATCGATTTCACCAGCGTTTCCGGCGAGCGGATTTCCTATCCCCAGGGCGGCTTCATCTTCGGCTACCAGGTGGGCGAGTCGGTTCGCGTCCTCTACGAGGCTGGGCGGCCGGCGGCCAGCGCGATAGTCGACGATGCCGGCGCGCTCTGGGGAACCAGCGCTTTCCTCTGCGGCTTCGGCGCACTCTTCGGTATTGTCGGGTTCAGGGGATTGCTGGGCCTGCGTTCTTCCCAACCGACCTCAAAAGGACATTGA
- a CDS encoding diguanylate cyclase: MLACPLPPDEALRQQALDDMALVDTPAEHYLDALVELARETFGVKTVLISLIDHDRQWFKARIGLDAEQTPRDLSFCGHAILASEPLMVTDASRDPRFHDNPLVTGPPFIRFYAGEPLHASNGQAIGTLCLIDPSPRLLDLREGRQLNRLSILAEGYLQLRSLTEHTRFLRQEIDREQRKSLLDPLTQLWNRAGFHALHQHELELARASDQRIGIIYSDIDHFKRINDTLGHRAGDSVLREAASRLRAALRPEDLLARFGGEEFVAMVRVRETTELTMIANRIRELMEATPIDCAGTSVPVTISAGCTLAGSGEEPERALARADAALYDAKRAGRNRVVSV; this comes from the coding sequence ATGCTCGCCTGCCCCCTCCCTCCCGACGAAGCCCTGCGCCAGCAGGCCCTGGACGACATGGCGCTGGTCGACACCCCCGCCGAACACTACCTGGACGCCCTGGTGGAACTGGCGCGGGAAACCTTCGGGGTGAAGACCGTGCTGATCAGTCTGATCGACCACGACCGCCAATGGTTCAAGGCCCGTATCGGCCTGGATGCCGAACAGACGCCGCGCGACCTGTCCTTCTGCGGCCACGCCATCCTGGCCAGCGAACCGCTGATGGTGACGGACGCCTCCAGGGATCCGCGTTTTCACGACAATCCGCTGGTCACCGGGCCGCCCTTCATCCGCTTCTACGCCGGCGAGCCCCTGCACGCCAGCAATGGCCAGGCCATCGGCACACTCTGCCTGATCGACCCGAGCCCGCGGCTGCTGGATCTCCGGGAAGGACGCCAGCTCAATCGACTGTCGATCCTGGCCGAAGGATATCTCCAGCTACGCAGCCTCACCGAGCACACCCGCTTCCTGCGCCAGGAGATCGACCGGGAGCAGCGCAAGTCACTGCTCGACCCCCTCACCCAATTGTGGAACCGGGCCGGCTTCCACGCGCTGCACCAGCATGAACTGGAGTTGGCGCGGGCCAGCGACCAGCGCATCGGCATCATCTACAGCGATATCGACCATTTCAAACGTATCAACGACACCCTGGGGCACCGGGCCGGCGACAGCGTCCTCCGCGAGGCGGCTTCGCGACTGCGCGCGGCGCTGCGGCCGGAAGATCTCCTGGCGCGTTTCGGCGGCGAGGAGTTCGTGGCGATGGTCCGGGTCCGCGAGACCACGGAACTGACCATGATCGCCAATCGCATCCGCGAACTGATGGAAGCGACCCCGATCGACTGTGCCGGCACGTCCGTGCCGGTGACCATCAGTGCCGGCTGTACCCTGGCCGGCAGCGGCGAAGAACCGGAACGGGCACTCGCCCGGGCGGATGCCGCGCTGTACGACGCCAAGCGTGCCGGACGCAACCGGGTGGTCAGCGTCTGA
- a CDS encoding PA2778 family cysteine peptidase, with protein sequence MLGGCAQPPRLPPESAALPARVELREVPFFPQEAYQCGPAALATMLGQRGLALTPGQLKDEVFIPGREGSLQLEMVAAVRRHGMLVYPLQGGLESVLEEVAAGNPVLVLQNQAFSWWPRWHFAVVVGFDRERRELVLRSGITRRWVTDFTSFESTWKRSGRWAVLTLPGDRLPATAAAVPWLKAASDSEETGHPKVARRAYEEAVRRWPEDAFAWFALGNSRYAAGDSAAAEQAMLTSVERRVDFAAGWFNLSQLLAERGCAAPARQAQACARALQPGDARFAAALPQAVAPAARCAELPACPVGAPPR encoded by the coding sequence ATGCTCGGCGGCTGCGCGCAGCCGCCGAGACTGCCGCCGGAAAGCGCGGCGCTGCCCGCACGGGTGGAGCTGCGCGAAGTGCCGTTCTTCCCCCAGGAAGCCTACCAGTGCGGTCCCGCCGCGCTGGCCACGATGCTTGGCCAGCGCGGCCTGGCGTTGACGCCGGGGCAATTGAAGGACGAGGTGTTCATTCCCGGTCGCGAGGGCAGCCTGCAATTGGAGATGGTCGCCGCGGTGCGCCGCCACGGCATGCTGGTCTATCCGCTGCAAGGCGGACTGGAGAGCGTGCTCGAGGAGGTCGCGGCGGGCAACCCGGTGCTGGTGTTACAGAACCAGGCTTTCTCCTGGTGGCCGCGCTGGCACTTCGCGGTGGTGGTCGGTTTCGATCGGGAGCGCCGCGAACTGGTGCTGCGCTCGGGCATCACCCGGCGCTGGGTTACCGACTTCACCAGCTTCGAGTCGACCTGGAAGCGTTCGGGGCGCTGGGCGGTGCTGACCCTGCCGGGTGACCGCCTGCCGGCCACGGCAGCGGCGGTCCCGTGGCTCAAGGCCGCCAGTGACAGCGAGGAAACCGGCCACCCCAAGGTTGCCCGGCGTGCCTACGAAGAAGCCGTGCGACGCTGGCCTGAGGACGCCTTCGCCTGGTTTGCCCTAGGCAACAGTCGCTACGCCGCAGGCGATTCCGCCGCTGCCGAACAGGCCATGCTCACCAGCGTCGAGCGTCGCGTGGATTTCGCCGCGGGTTGGTTCAACCTGTCCCAGTTGCTGGCGGAACGCGGTTGCGCGGCGCCGGCGCGCCAGGCGCAGGCCTGCGCGCGGGCATTGCAGCCTGGGGATGCCCGCTTCGCTGCGGCCTTGCCGCAGGCCGTCGCACCCGCGGCTCGGTGCGCCGAGCTGCCGGCCTGTCCCGTTGGCGCACCGCCCCGCTGA
- a CDS encoding NAD(P)/FAD-dependent oxidoreductase yields MPHTPYPSSYYAASANPAPPRPELQGEVETDVCVIGAGYTGLSTALFLLENGFKVTVLEAAKVGFGASGRNGGQIVNSYSRDIDVIERTVGKREAQLLGEMAFEGGRIIRERVARYGIQCDLKDGGVFAAFTEKQMDHLRAQKQLWERYGHNQLEIMDAKRIREVVATDNYIGGMLDMSGGHIHPLNLALGEAAAVESLGGRIYEQSPATRIERGASPVVHTPQGKVKAKFIVVAGNAYLNGLVPELAAKSMPCGTQVITTEPLNEELAHSLLPQDYCVEDCNYLLDYYRLSGDKRLIYGGGVIYGARDPADIEAIIRPKMLKTFPQLKDVKIDFAWTGNFLLTLSRLPQVGRIGDNIYYSQGCSGHGVTYTHVAGKVLAEALRGQAERFDAFAGLPHYPFPGGKLFRVPFTAIGAWYYSLRDKLGV; encoded by the coding sequence ATGCCGCACACCCCCTACCCCTCCTCCTATTACGCCGCGTCGGCCAATCCCGCGCCGCCCCGCCCGGAACTCCAGGGCGAGGTCGAAACCGACGTCTGCGTGATCGGTGCCGGCTATACCGGCCTCTCCACCGCCCTGTTCCTGTTGGAGAATGGTTTCAAGGTCACCGTACTGGAAGCCGCCAAGGTCGGCTTCGGCGCTTCCGGGCGCAACGGCGGCCAGATCGTCAACAGCTACAGCCGCGACATCGACGTGATCGAGCGCACCGTCGGCAAGCGCGAAGCGCAGTTGCTCGGCGAGATGGCCTTCGAAGGCGGGCGCATCATCCGCGAGCGCGTGGCCCGCTACGGTATCCAATGCGACCTGAAGGACGGCGGGGTGTTCGCCGCCTTCACCGAGAAGCAGATGGATCACCTGCGCGCGCAGAAACAGTTGTGGGAACGCTACGGCCACAACCAATTGGAGATCATGGACGCCAAGCGCATCCGCGAGGTGGTGGCGACCGACAACTATATAGGTGGCATGCTCGACATGAGCGGCGGCCACATCCATCCGCTGAACCTCGCCCTCGGCGAAGCGGCGGCGGTGGAGTCGCTCGGCGGCAGAATCTACGAGCAGAGCCCGGCGACCCGCATCGAGCGCGGCGCCAGCCCGGTGGTGCATACCCCGCAAGGCAAGGTGAAGGCGAAGTTCATCGTGGTCGCCGGTAACGCCTACCTCAACGGCCTGGTCCCGGAACTGGCGGCCAAGTCGATGCCCTGCGGCACCCAGGTGATCACCACCGAGCCGCTGAACGAGGAACTGGCCCACAGCCTGCTGCCGCAGGACTACTGCGTGGAAGACTGCAATTACCTGCTCGACTACTATCGCCTCTCCGGCGACAAGCGCCTGATCTATGGTGGCGGCGTGATCTATGGCGCTCGCGATCCGGCGGACATCGAGGCGATCATCCGGCCGAAGATGCTCAAGACCTTCCCGCAACTGAAGGACGTGAAGATCGACTTCGCCTGGACCGGCAACTTCCTGCTGACCCTCTCGCGCCTGCCCCAGGTCGGCCGCATCGGCGACAACATCTACTATTCCCAGGGTTGCAGCGGCCACGGCGTGACCTACACCCACGTCGCCGGCAAGGTCCTGGCCGAAGCCCTGCGCGGCCAGGCCGAGCGCTTCGACGCTTTCGCCGGCCTGCCGCACTACCCCTTCCCCGGCGGCAAGCTGTTCCGCGTACCGTTCACCGCCATCGGCGCCTGGTACTACAGCCTGCGCGACAAGCTCGGGGTCTAG